A DNA window from Parabacteroides johnsonii DSM 18315 contains the following coding sequences:
- a CDS encoding beta-ketoacyl-ACP synthase III, translating into MDKINAVITGVGGYVPEDVLTNEDISKLVDTTDEWIMTRVGIKERRILKGEGLGTSYMGIRAVKQLLEKTNVNPEEIEVILTATTTPDHHFPTTSSIIAYHTGCKNAMTFDLQGACAGFLYALETGSNYIRSGRYKKVIVVAGDKMTAITDYQDRSTCPLFGDACGAVLLEPTTEEVGVMDTILRTDGVGYSHLIMKSGGSAYPPSHETVDNREHFVFQDGKYVFKYAVSYMADVAAEIAERNGLTHDDISWIVPHQANLRIIDATAKRLGVDMEKVMINIQKYGNTSAGTIPICLWEWEDKLKKGDNLILAAFGAGFTWGAIYLKWGYNGKQA; encoded by the coding sequence ATGGATAAGATAAATGCGGTAATAACAGGCGTAGGCGGATACGTTCCCGAAGATGTATTGACGAACGAAGATATTTCGAAGTTGGTGGATACGACGGATGAATGGATCATGACGCGTGTTGGCATCAAAGAACGCCGAATTTTGAAAGGTGAGGGCCTGGGAACCTCATATATGGGTATACGGGCTGTGAAGCAGTTACTCGAAAAGACAAATGTGAATCCGGAAGAAATAGAAGTGATCCTCACGGCTACAACTACGCCTGACCATCATTTCCCGACTACTTCCTCCATCATAGCCTACCATACTGGTTGCAAGAATGCAATGACTTTCGATTTGCAGGGAGCTTGTGCCGGTTTTTTGTATGCACTGGAAACAGGTTCCAATTATATCCGTTCGGGACGCTATAAAAAAGTGATTGTCGTTGCCGGTGATAAAATGACCGCAATAACAGACTATCAGGATCGTTCTACCTGTCCTTTGTTTGGCGATGCCTGCGGAGCTGTGTTGCTCGAACCTACGACAGAAGAAGTTGGTGTAATGGATACAATCCTGCGTACCGATGGTGTAGGTTATTCACATCTGATTATGAAATCCGGTGGTTCAGCCTATCCTCCTTCACATGAGACAGTGGATAATCGCGAACATTTCGTTTTTCAGGATGGTAAATATGTCTTTAAGTACGCAGTGTCGTATATGGCCGATGTCGCTGCCGAGATCGCTGAACGAAATGGGCTGACACACGACGATATCTCATGGATCGTACCTCACCAGGCAAATCTGCGTATCATCGATGCTACAGCTAAACGTCTAGGTGTGGATATGGAAAAGGTAATGATCAATATCCAGAAATACGGAAATACCAGTGCCGGAACAATTCCTATCTGCCTTTGGGAGTGGGAAGACAAACTGAAGAAAGGCGATAATTTGATTCTTGCTGCTTTTGGCGCCGGTTTTACCTGGGGGGCAATTTATCTTAAATGGGGATATAATGGAAAACAAGCATAA